The region gggaagaaaaattttaacgccgtatcccacaaccacGCGCGGTCGTAGGTGTTGTTTCAAAACTCCCTGCagtatttccatcgccaaaactcaacagatcattccgtgtctatcacatttcctgttactgaatgaacattcaagtagacctgacgagctctaacctcacctctgccatgttgaattcgaaaataaggccgcgcgcggttgtgggatacggcgttaaaatttttcaccccagtcctccgaattacgtcaccagatcacctggcaCTGACTATCCCAAAATCCAAAACCAATAAGTAATACTTACAAGCAATAAGTCTGGTTGTAGCCTAGGTTTTCATAAATATTCTCCGGCGCAGTCCCTGGCTCTCTGGTATAGAGATCCTCAAGATTAATGGAAGCCAAACTGTTTTCGATGTATCCATGAAGCGATCCGTCATCTGAGTACCTCATCTTGTAGACCAGCTTAGGAATATATTCTGAGGTAAACGCAAGGATGAAAGCATTTACCAGTACTGACAATCTTGTTACCCCTTCCAGAATACGAAACCATGCTCCGATATCTTCAGCTCGAGTGCTGTCAGGCCTTCTGAACTGTGACACAAAGTTGATCGCATCTACGCGAATTTCCACAATGGAGTTGAGAAGAGCGAACAGAGGACCAAGTGGGAAGGCAGAAACGAACATGGTCACAAATCCATACTGTAACACTGTAAAtaatcaaaaaataaagaggTGTTAAGGCAACTGTCGATTCATGAATTAAACGGTATTACAGATTTACAAGCGTAATAAACCCACGCAGGATGTCTAAGAGGACACGAGTAAAAAAGTGGGGGTTAGGGCTTATACCAACTTACCAACTTCGAGATACTCCCAAAACATATAATGATCGCCTAGAGGGCTCAGATCGAAATCCCGTTGGTACTGTGGAAGGCCTTTCTGCTCCTCTTTGCGACTCTTTATCCAAAACATGATCGCCCTGCAGGAAAAATTACTGGTAAGTCTAATGCGTGCAATGCGATAGAATAACAAATCCATTCCAGCCTTACCCCCAATAAAACTAGAGACGTTGCCAGCCTCTCTTAAAAGAGCAACTTGTAACTTTTAGCTTCCCCCCACGAACTGATTTTAGCAGAAATCTGCCCATTTCAGGATGCAGCCACCACGTCGAAGCAACGGCAAGGGAGGGCTTAAAACTTGGGAGAGGAGAGGGAAGGGTGGCTTGGTGACTactcttttcataaaattacataacattgcagtgccgtagcaaggggaggggccgggggggcccgtgcccccccagtttttttcctagaaagtaaaaacagacctgtataaaatgttaaaaataaaatattatcaagcaactgtttgggaagttttcaaaaaacgacctgctgatgaagtctacgtttgcctctaaggcaactcagccagtttaataactacgaacttatagtatgatgactctgaaaggttaaacatttactggtttcaagatacagagatagtcggttttttattttgtaattgacgttgcaagtgttatactatcaatgtgcattagtttgctgagacagtgtacgaagcaaataattcgcgatatgcataaatcacaaatagctcttggagaacgctggaaatggcatttccaagcctctagatttcaaaattttctgggggagcatgcccccagacccctctagcggctcgcgcctccggcgctcgcgtgccccccccacttatattacccttgctacggcactgcattGCTGGAACAATAAACATCGATATATTTGTACTCGTTAGGTAAGTTTACTTACGGAATAGCAACCTCCGTAATATTTCCGATGATCTGTTGTCCCACCATAATGATCAGAAGTTGAACACACAGTTCCAAGAAGCATCCTTGCTCACTGCAGCCATCCAGTCGATAGTCTCCAGCGATCCTTTTATATCTTCCTGGAGTGCCAACAACAATTCCTGACTTAAAAAATGCGATGTAGAAAATAGAGGCGTACGTGTTAACAAACTGGAACAGGTACATCTTCCAGGTGAAACTATCCTCGTAATCCGTTCGGGTTGGTGGATTCTCCCAGTCGGTCAACCAAACCGCTAGTTTGCTGTAGACAATCTTCAAAAGATTGATGGCAATAAGATTGAGGACCGCGGCTGTCGCTGAGGTGATCAATCTGGCACGCCTCTGAACTTGCGGGTCTGAATTTCCACTTAACGACGCAAAAACTGCAGCTCGGTACACGACGACACCCACCACAGCTGCAATGACGAGGAATATCATGAACATAATTACGCTCATGACGCCAGCTAGACGGCTGTACAGTTGTAGCTTTGGGACATGAGGCTCCATCTTGCCAGTGACTTCATTCTTCTTCAGTCTTGTGACAGTTGCGGCAAATTCGGGCCTCAAGggttcttcctcttcttcgaAGTCATCAGTATGCCATTCCTGTGCAAGAGTCGCTTGACGTCGTTTCCAGAATTCAAGGAAAAGGGTGGCCCAGACGGAGGCAATCAGAGCTAAGCCGACTGTCCATTCATTGtcgaaaaaaattgttacacGAGCATACAAGCAGGTTGTAGACGCCAAATCCCAATAGCTGCATTGCTTGTCACACAAAGGGCACATGTACCACTTATTTTTGTTCGCTTCATCACAGACATCTTGGACCGGAATGTGACTAGCAGAGGAACCAATTCCATAGAGAAACACCACGAAACCAACAATAGCAAGAGGCACAAGCATGGCTGTATAGAATCCCAACCATGCGAAATACAACGCAATCTCACTTCCAAAGTAGTTCTTGATTTCTCCGTAAGGCTGATATTTGTAAAATCGTCCAAACCTCGCCCAGTCACGCTTCAATCGCTGTCGATCGTTTATTGGCTGTTCCTCTGGATCCAGTTTAACAGGGCCATCATGGAGTGGGTACCCTGAGATGTAGGCACCTTCGAAGATCATCTTCCTCAACCCAACGCCATGAGCTCCTTCTGCAAAGCGAGCATTGTAGCAGATCTGCTGCACAATGTATACCCGATCAAAGGTGTCAAACAACTCCTCCTTCTTATTATGGCTGAGGTACTTTGTGAGATATTCCATTTTAAAGTTGGCCATGAAGTAGTTGTCCTTTTCTTTGAAGGTGGGGTCTTGAACGACAAGAGGGTTTCTCTTACGTAATGACTGCATTCGTTCATTTCCAAGAGTCTTCTCCATCCACGATTTCACCACGATGTCGTTTTCTTGGAAAGGAACTTTCAGACGCATTGCTTCAGCTTTCTTCGACAACACTTCCCAGGGGGCATGAAGCAGCAGAAAATAGCGCTCAACATTTGGATCCTACAAAGCAAACATATTACTTGTGAGATTATCATTATGTGTGCTGGTTTATTCCTGTCTCGTTTCTGACTTGCAATTGAGACGGATGCCTATGGATAGAGAAACCGGATGCGATGGATGGAACTAACTATATACGTCAAAAATGCAGTTACCTCTGTTACTGTATAGGAAAATCTTGAGAGAATTTTCGCATTATCTCGAGGAAACTGGGATAAGAATCCGAGTACTTCTAATTAGATAGGTGTTGGCTTGTGTTTTCTTTCGATTCGTCGTCATGCTAGATGAGTGACCACGTGGAAAATATACTGCGAGCAGTCTCCAAGTTTTGGCGAATAAAAGAGGATGAAATATATGCGTTGCGCGAGATTGGAATGACACTCGAGGGTAGCGTGAGGTGTCCTCTGACTCTCGCGTGTGCCCTTGCATTTGGCGCTTTCGTTTTTCACTCGCTGAAATTGGAAGCCACTCGAAGTTAATCGGGGAACACTCCGTGCTGTCCACCGCCTGGGAGTCGGGATGCCTCGATTCCATGAGGCTCAACTTTGCGATTGTGCAACGCTCCCGACCAGACTTAACAACGTTTTTTTCTCCGAACACTGCGATTTTCCTCTCTCGTCAAAACTGATTCCCAGCTAACTACGTATGGCCGTGGTACTGTGCTTCGGGATCGCACGAAGACCGCTTTGGAGCCGACAAAGGCACATTACTATTCGCATTCTGTATGATCTCACCGAGTTGCCCGATATCGCTGAGCAACGCGGCGCCATTTCTAACCCCGAAGCGGGCACTCAGAGGAATTGCGATTGGCAGGCCACGTTGCTGGTTGGCAGTGTTTTGTTTAGATGCAATCGCTGGGCTTggaattatttcaaatgtaTTGGCTTCATCAcatgacgaaaaaaaaagttagggAATAAAATATGTATATTCCTACTGCCGGCACACCTGGAAATTAAATTGCTGCATCGTTCAGTTATTGGTAAACACGCAAAAAGTCTACGAAGTCTTCCTTTTCCAACGTGGCTACTAAGGTTCTATTCATATCAGGACGGTTACCGAGATGTCGGCCAACCAATGAATGCTTTTCAAAAAGTAATGAACTCAGACCAGAAAGCGATCCAGCCTCGGTGGCAGAGATTCGATTTTCGCAGACCGAGATCTCGCGATCGGCGACCGGAAGTGAATTCTTCAGCGCGGTTACTGACGCTAAGGAGACGATGTCCTTTCGTTGTAGAACCGGGTGCAAAATACCCAATTTTTATCTCTCTGGCTCTTATTCTCCTTTCAATAGGCACAAAATCATTTCTATCGAAAAATAAAAGACCAAGATAATTTGACGTTTTcacaaacaatgaaaacaaaacctaGCTTAATCGCTAGATTTCACGGCTGATgaattcaacatttttgaTCTGGACAAGTGACAAATTTTCGGAAGGTTTCATCCCGATTGCCGAGGCAAAACCGGACTTGAGATCCCATGAAGAGACCCTATATAACACTACGGGCTTAATGATctcttttttaaatgtttattttaacaaaagCGAATTTAGCTTTTTGTGATGTTGATACCCCAAACAAATGTTTAATTCCCACAAGGAAGGCAATCATTGTAAAGTAAACCTCTTGCTTGAATAAAGGAAACACTTATCATAAAGCAgctttgaaatgaaaggaCTTGAAAGAAGTATGATGGGAATTAATATAACTCAAACATAAATCAATGTCCTCCACGCTTTCTGCCCACGTTCGAAttactcttttctttctttccatttaAGGGTCATGTTTGCATGTTGCTCGTGTTGTTACTCTCGACAACAGTTGATCGCCTCATTTGACATTCAACATCACTATAGTCTTGTAACCCTTGAGAAAATTCGCGAACAATCCAATAACTACCAAATTATTTCGAATTTACACCTTGCCCTGCCCTCAGCTGTCTAGAAAAAAGTTTCATGGAAGACGAATTTGAATTCTTTTAAACATTTGTGGCCAACTTCATTGTTTTCACTATTCAATATTTTAGTACGAATGAAAAGTCACGCTCAAAGAATCCGCTGGAATTCCAAAAATAAAGCTACGTACAGCTAGAATTCAGGCAAACTACCCGCGcctaaaatttcaaattatatGTTAAAAAACAGACCATAAATTGCGGCAAGCCACTAATAGGATAATATGAATAAGAGATACAAATATTTTCCACCAATATGCATTGTACCCAGCTGACTATGTGCTGTTAATAACATTTTAAGTTTAACACACTTACTGTTGTGCTTGGTCTTTCAACACGGTCAATCATTAGGCCAGCGTTTTCGATGCTTTCTTCAAAAGCTTTTCTCATCCCTTCAAGTTTCCGTGCTTCTTCTCTGGATTCATCATCTTCGTCCTCTTTCACCCGGCATCTTTCGTAAACGAGGACGTAATCAATTTTCCTCTTCAAACCGTCGCGTTCAAAATACAGCCCGATCGCCTCATCGCTGTTTTTCGTATCAAACGATGGCTCGGCCATTTCTAGAATAACCTCGTCATCGTTTTGTGTTTTCGTGTACGAAATCGGCATCGCCATTTGAAGACCTAATGGTCCTTTTCTTTAAACTCGCCTGTGCGCAAGTAAAGCAATGACTCGCCACCAGCTAGGGTGTGTTAACAAACAGAGATTCGCATGCAAATAGAATCCGAGCTAATTTGGTTTGCAAATTTGTGCGACGTCgaaaacaaaactgcaaatcTCGCGCTCTTACAAAGATACAACAGAAATTATGTTTACAAGAGCAAGAAAGatgcaaattgaaaaaacaaaacaaaattaaaacaaacttagcttattttcactttgcGAAGACTGCTGCTCTCGACTCTTGATATTAGCGCGCGAACATTGTCTAGATCATTCTCGGATCATAATATTTATCTCTGTGTGATATGTACTGTGAGTTAGAAGAagaatatataattttcttGAAGAAAGGAAACACACTTTATAATGTAAGCATGGAAAGATAGCGAGCTCGATGAAAATTAAATACGACACCTAGGCTTATGGGAACAACAAATATTTATATAGAACATTCTTTGTCCAACTCCAACCAATATAGCCCAAAGCCAACGaatttcaaacatttctgaaatTTGTTAAAAACGGATTTGCTGTCCGCCTTGAATCGGCGAGAATACTGGGGCGAAAAATTAAGGGAAGGGACGAAAAAGCCAATGCATGGGGAGGGGGGTTGAGACGATCTGAGAGGGGAGGGTGCAAGGGAGAGGGCCATGCGTAATTTTTTAACTATTACACTATATAGTTATTAACAATTGCATTATATCAAGATTATTTCCCGTAAAAAAAGGACCTTAGTTTCTTCGTAGTCTTTAAATTCGACGAGACAAACACGCGCGCGCGAGACTCGGCGTACAAGTAGCACTGCCCTCGCAGTGTATTTTCGGATTCTCTGCGGCGTTCCCTTCGTGTCGCGCGAATCTCGCGCGTGTATTCAGCCCGTTTCCATTGATGTCAAATTTTGGCCTTCCAACCTGCCCGGTATCCACTCTATTTGGTGAACTTAGTGACAAAACGGCAACTTGTGAACATCTTGTTCGACTTGGAAATTCACACCTACGATGGACAATGGTAGTCCCAAAACATCAACTGGAAATTCAAGACCATTTCCAGAACTGCTCCCTTGTAAGTATATGATACAGAGTGAGATACACTTTGCAAAGCTCGAACTGCATTTTCCAAACGAATAGTCAAGTTTTCCGTTACTGCGATGTCATTCGTTGACCGATGTTGCTCATATTCACTCGATAACTCATctaaatctttaaaaaataaactccaTTGgctatttatattattttgatCAGCTTGTGTTACCTCACGATCGCTCccgtccgccatcttggcaAGCGACAAATCTAGTTCTCTCGAGACTCTCTCGGTAGAAACGGGCCAGCTCGGACCCAATTTGTTGACAcggatttttttgttgttgacacGAACTTTGAGTCGTTGATCTTGACAGGTTTTAGGTAGTTGAAATTTGGACGTGAGCAAGTGTTTATCCAGCagcaagtattttttttttagttgatTTTTTCTGTTGATTTTAAGACTGATTACAATGTTGAAATTGAGAAGTTGATGGAGTTGATGTTGAGAGGAAattgttgaattaaaaataaaattgttgaagTTGAGAGGTAAATAGTGTTGACGTTGAGATAAATTCGTTGAGTTAGGTATCAAATTGTTGGTTTTGATAcgaatttttattgttgaattttgcTACAATTCGGCTACCATATCTGGTCGCTAGTTTGTCTCGTGAATATTGGTCATGAGCCTATTCGCTGTCTAGTCATGCCTCCATCACGTGACCTATTTCAGTATCTTTCGAGGACACACTTTCTCTAAATGAGAATTCATTCCAACGTAGCGATGAAGAAACCATTTGAACACAAAGTATGGAATCAtcgcaaaagtcttgaatcCCTAATTTTGAGTAGAAAGGTTTATTCCAGCATAGAAAAACTCACAAGCAACTCATCTAATGTGCTTGTCCATATACTATAACACGCCACGAACGAGTTGTTTGAGGGCGACTTAAGGTGGCCGAACACATTTTTCCAGTGCCAATGCTTAATTCACCACtacttttaaattatttatgatTTGGCGCCCGTTTTTAGCAAGAGTCAAGGTTAACAACAGAAGAGTTcattctcgcattttggttaagaTGTGcgctgttgccatggaaacagggctggttaaaaacaaggcttaaaataAGGttgttaatttaaaaaaatccagTCGCTagattttttcctttgcccAAAACAACCATGAAAAGTGTTGACATGAAATTCCTTCTGTCAAGACTATTTTAACACCTATTCCACCTTAACGCTAACGCGAGACAAATGTATTAACCTACTGGTTTCGGGTATTCCCAATTTTGCGGGACACTCTCAACCCGGCGTTTTGGGCCATCTCCTTAACAAATAGAGCGACAAGTTTGTTGCGCAAGAAATCACCTTCCCGCATGTATTTGTCACAGCTCAATCcagtttgttttcttaatcATTTGACAGACTTGAACTGCAGCTAACTTCACACACATGTTAAGCATATTCTTAACGGAAATGACTTATCACAATTTTGAATAACTGTAGTGCTTGTGAATAAACGGTACTGCTAGAATATTTCCTAAATACGTTGCAAATGATTCCATCTTTCTTTCAGTCAGCCTTTGGTTGTCTTGGATGAAAAACACCGGCTGCAACGAACAAAGaaacgataaaaaaaattatttggatCAATAGATTTATGCTCTCAATAAAGTAAAGACACATTCCTGATGTTCACCCTCATCACTTGGAAATATCTAGGAATTTTTGGCCCTAAATTCCTCTGTACAAGTTCAACATTTTACACCACTTCTAACGCGTTAGACACAAAGTGGACTTTTTCGATGAATTGGAAACTTCAATTATGGTTCACTAGTTACCGTCTTACATGACCCAACAATGAAAATGAGTCCTTTAATAACTCACCTAACTATGCAACCACTTCTATTACACCAGGATCAATCTCCGAACTAACTTCCCTTTGAAGCAGCGCTTCTTTGGCCAAGAATTCCTCCCGACGGATTTTAAGTTCAAGAAGTTTGGGTCGATCTGGTACAAGCCAGGCAACAAACTTGGTGATGGAATACACGACGTACTGAAACACAAACACGAAAGCCAACCTCGCTGCGATCACGTGCCAGTACTGTTTGTTTTCGCTGTAAGGTTTTTGAGGAATGCGATATCCTGGGTACCTACAGAAGATACGAAACCAAAGTGCAAACTATCAAGGATATTGATGTATTTTAGGAATTTCAATCAACCACAGGCATTAGCGCATTTCTGTTATCATGTTAAATTACATAAAATGGCTTTGTTTTTTGCACCCACGGTAACCtaaattcttggttttcactcacgtaatgagacggccatgttggtgaacAAAACAAcggcaaaatgtcgctcaagttttgcataataatagaatcaaattcccaaaagacttttttcaatattgttctgtacaccaacatggccgccggaCGTCACATGAAACCGAGATTTACTTCGGATAAAAGATGTAAATGTTTCACCAATAAACAATTGTTCTTGTATCTGAATAGATAAGATTTGTATTGATTCTGACAACGACAACAAAGATTTCGGTAAGCTAAAAAAGGCCTGTAGTTGAAGGAGATTCTTAAGATGATGATTTAATCCTTCAAGAGGCTGACCAAATTTAAGACGTAACAAATCTGAAAACCCGAATGCCGGTTATATTGCTGACAATAGTGATAAAGAGAAATCTAAACCGACACCGAAACGATCACCATaaataacagaaaaagaaGCCAACCTCTTCCTACTCATTCTCTTGAGTATCTGCTTCTTTCGATTTGCTCTACAGAAGCTTCCCCATAGCATTATGATACTAATAATGCAGTGGCAGGTTTAGTTTTCTTCATACTAACCTACAATATGGCATCGAGTAATTGAGCACCTGATACGCATACTGTTCTCCGggtttttcgtcttttttccAGTCAGATACGTTAAAATACGACAAGCTGCTGTTTACATAACCAACCAGTGATCCATCGGCACTGTATGAGGAGCGGTAGACTAGCCTCGGAATGAAATCGGAGGTGAAAGCGATGACAAACGCGTTCACAAGCACTGACAAATTGGCAATGCTTTCCATGATTCGGTACCAGGCTCCGATGTCTTGAGCTCGGTCTGCGATCGGTCTTCGGAATTGGCAGACGAAGTTAATGGCATCAACACGGATCTCCATCGCGCAGTTTAGCAAAGCAAACAGCGGGGCGATGGGGAACGCAGCCACGAACATGGTCACGAAACCGAACTGCAACACTGGAAGAGTAAAATGAAGACGAcgcaaactttgaaaacaataCACCTCGCTTGCAGGCTGCGTGGCGCTCCAGTCGCGTGACGTGTTATACAAATATCACGCGTGCGCGTGTATCTTTCCctctcttttgtctctctGCGAAATTTAGGACCACGCGTAGTCTAGCTTTGTCTCCGTCACGTGACCTATTTCAGTGCCGGAAAACTAAATATCCTTTATCGCCAatcttcttttaaaataagagTTTATTCCAATACCCCGAGGAAGGAACCCATTTGAACTCCTCAGAGGGGAATCAACCCAAAAGGCATAGATCGCTATTTCTGGGTGGAGAAGTGAATAAACTGCAGCAAATCAGGGACAAGGAAGAATCAATTGTGTTTCTTCCACATATTTACCCAAATAGAAAACGTTCAATCTTACCAACTTCCAGATATTCCCAAAACATGTAATGTTCAGGTAATGGACTTAATTTGTAATCTTCCTCCCACTGAGGAATATCCAAGATTTCCTTGTGTGCTTGCCGCAACTTCCACCATTTCATCAGGCCACTTATATgaggacagaaaaaaaaaaacgcgcGACAAATTTGGAATAAAAGGAGGTAGTTACATCGTGTGGGTATTTCTATACtcaacaaaaaatcaaataaacaaacaacaaatgaCTGTACAACGTTACACCGAGCAGTTTGTTCTACCATTTAATCAATTCTCTTTTTACCTAAACATTAGTTGCGATAGAAACAATAGAATGAACTCCACAACAACGGTTACCCCGAGCAGTTTGTTCTACCATTTACTCAGTTCTCCGTTTACCTGAAAGCTAGCAGCGCTAGGAACAATAAAATGGTCAACGAAACaaagcaattgaaaaaaaaaaatgcaataatagCGAAATAAATGAAGGATGCTTATACTCACGGGATTGCTATTTCTGTGAGGTTTCCAATGATTTGTTGACCAACCATTATGACCACTAGCTGTATACACAAGTCCAATAGGCACCCTCCCACACCACATCCGTCAAGTCGTCCGCCAGCCAGTCGCTGGTAATTACCTGGGGTGCCAACCACATAATTCAGTTTGAAGAACGCAATGTAAAAGATGGAAGAGTACGTGTTGACAAACTGGAAGAGAAACATCTTGTAGGTGAAGCTGTCTTTGTAGTCTGTTTCGGTTCGAGGGTTTTCCCAGTTGGTCAGCCATAGAGCAATCTTCTCGTAGATGAACTTAAGAAGATTAATGCAAACCTTTgcgagcaaagaaaaaaatcgatGAAGTCAACAGCATCATCTACAATCAtaaagccctggtcaaacggactTGCAAGTAGTAGCAAGTTGAAAACTTGGGTCTCCTTGCGACTCCGTTTGGCCAGGCCGTGCGTGCACTTGCGATCACTTTGGTCGAGATCAAATTTGCACGCAAGTCAATGCAAGGTTTTTACCGTTTGGCCACTCAACGCAAGTATCTTCGCAAGTTCAACTTGCCGATACTTGCGACTACTTGcgagtccgtttgaccagggcttaaAAGGTGAAGGTTTCACAGTTTTC is a window of Acropora palmata chromosome 11, jaAcrPala1.3, whole genome shotgun sequence DNA encoding:
- the LOC141897479 gene encoding anoctamin-3-like is translated as MAMPISYTKTQNDDEVILEMAEPSFDTKNSDEAIGLYFERDGLKRKIDYVLVYERCRVKEDEDDESREEARKLEGMRKAFEESIENAGLMIDRVERPSTTDPNVERYFLLLHAPWEVLSKKAEAMRLKVPFQENDIVVKSWMEKTLGNERMQSLRKRNPLVVQDPTFKEKDNYFMANFKMEYLTKYLSHNKKEELFDTFDRVYIVQQICYNARFAEGAHGVGLRKMIFEGAYISGYPLHDGPVKLDPEEQPINDRQRLKRDWARFGRFYKYQPYGEIKNYFGSEIALYFAWLGFYTAMLVPLAIVGFVVFLYGIGSSASHIPVQDVCDEANKNKWYMCPLCDKQCSYWDLASTTCLYARVTIFFDNEWTVGLALIASVWATLFLEFWKRRQATLAQEWHTDDFEEEEEPLRPEFAATVTRLKKNEVTGKMEPHVPKLQLYSRLAGVMSVIMFMIFLVIAAVVGVVVYRAAVFASLSGNSDPQVQRRARLITSATAAVLNLIAINLLKIVYSKLAVWLTDWENPPTRTDYEDSFTWKMYLFQFVNTYASIFYIAFFKSGIVVGTPGRYKRIAGDYRLDGCSEQGCFLELCVQLLIIMVGQQIIGNITEVAIPAIMFWIKSRKEEQKGLPQYQRDFDLSPLGDHYMFWEYLEVVLQYGFVTMFVSAFPLGPLFALLNSIVEIRVDAINFVSQFRRPDSTRAEDIGAWFRILEGVTRLSVLVNAFILAFTSEYIPKLVYKMRYSDDGSLHGYIENSLASINLEDLYTREPGTAPENIYENLGYNQTYCLYTGYFDSTSPYKQNKQYWHVIAARLAFVFVFQFTVYVITNFISWLVPDVPKILELKSKREQHLEKVMFGKKNDDYHSNGTENLDEML